The Cutaneotrichosporon cavernicola HIS019 DNA, chromosome: 3 region GTTCAGCGTCGCTCGAGGTTTGGATACCCTtgaggatgatggggaGCTTGGTGATACTCTTGagcagggcgaggtcggtcCACTTGATACCCGAGCAGGGGAAGACGTCAAGGAATGTCTCCACAGCAGCACGGGGATAGCcggagaggaggttgcTAAACGTGTTACCCGGGTAGTGACTGGCCTGGGACCACAGCGTTCCGAGAGCGGCAAGGGTTGGGCGGGGCGCGGGAATAGACGCGTCTTTGGGCGGTGGGttctcgacgcgctgcttgacgagctcgaggaacACAGGGTCAGAGAAGTACTGTGCGAGTCCCATTCCCTTGgcgaaggggaggaagccgaggtcgaggtcacgCGTGCGCCAACCAATGGTGTGGGTGTCCAGCGTCACCACAATTGCCTGCGCGCCTGCTGCCTCTGCACGCGTGACAAGCGATCTCATCAGGTCGTTGTTGTTGCTCCAGTAGAGTTGGTACCACATCGGCGCGGGTCCGAGGCTCGCAGccgtctcctccatcgGCCGGCTTCCCTGGGTTGAGAGGACCATGGGGACgccgagcgaggcggctgCTTGGGCAACTGCAACTTCGGCTTGGGGATGCGCCAtctcgagcacgccgaTCGGCGCGAACATGACTGGCGCTGGGACGTGGGTCCCGAGAACTGTGGTGGCAGTTGAACGCTCGCGCACGTCACGCAGCATGTGCGGAACGATCTGGTAACGCTCGAAAGCGGTCAcgttggcctcggcggtcCTCTGCATGCCGGCGCTACCTGCGACATACCAGTACGCCTCGGGGGTCATCTTGTTCGATGCGGCGTATgcaagcgcgagcgggTCGGTGGGCACCTTGGGCTTGTGGCCCACCGCACCGAGAGAGTAGATCTGCCCTTGGATGGCGCGGCCCGCTCCGCCGTAGTCTTTCGGCGGCTGCATCGTGGATGAGTGAGTGGAACAAAGACAGTGTAGGTTGGTGGGGCTTGGGGAATACATCATCGGTCATCATCGGTTATGACTGCTGGGTGGAACCGGGTTGccgtggtggaggtcgtccaCCTTCGGAATTGGCCGAGACGGGGAGTCTGAGTGCATCAAGCCATGTCGATGCAACCTGCTGGCGCGGCACAATGGATATCTGCGCGGAACAAGATGGCATCAGTGATATACTGATCGTGGATCAATGAAACGGCGCGATGACACAGCACAAGCGTTCGCACTGCTCTCGCCAT contains the following coding sequences:
- a CDS encoding uncharacterized protein (COG1304 L-lactate dehydrogenase (FMN-dependent) and related alpha-hydroxy acid), giving the protein MQPPKDYGGAGRAIQGQIYSLGAVGHKPKVPTDPLALAYAASNKMTPEAYWYVAGSAGMQRTAEANVTAFERYQIVPHMLRDVRERSTATTVLGTHVPAPVMFAPIGVLEMAHPQAEVAVAQAAASLGVPMVLSTQGSRPMEETAASLGPAPMWYQLYWSNNNDLMRSLVTRAEAAGAQAIVVTLDTHTIGWRTRDLDLGFLPFAKGMGLAQYFSDPVFLELVKQRVENPPPKDASIPAPRPTLAALGTLWSQASHYPGNTFSNLLSGYPRAAVETFLDVFPCSGIKWTDLALLKSITKLPIILKGIQTSSDAELALRYGVDGIVVSNHGGRQVDGAIASVDALEVVARELEGRIPIIFDSGIRSGADVFKALALGASAVFVGRPWLYGLALDGAEGAKAVMERIIAELDITMALAGVKNLSEINQRCIRRAGAASGAKL